From a single Arachis hypogaea cultivar Tifrunner chromosome 3, arahy.Tifrunner.gnm2.J5K5, whole genome shotgun sequence genomic region:
- the LOC112789104 gene encoding disease resistance protein RUN1 isoform X3 produces the protein MDYASSTWCLQELALIADCIQIPGHRVLPVFYNVSPSEVRKQSGNYEKAFMEHEERFKDDAEMMEQMLRWRAALTQVANLSGWDVKDKSQSAEIENIVKVVTSILSPKQSSSLSNDIVGMHSPVQELEKLLVLDSDDDVRVVGICGMGGIGKSTLATILYEKISHQYDASCFVDDVSRIYEGYGPLGVQKQLLCQAFMEENFPTCNLSLANNLIQTRLRHRKVLIVLDNVDQGIQLEKLAIKPEWLGRGSRMIIVSRDEHILREYGVDDVYKVKLLNDENALQLFCRKAFKCNHVAKDYENLTNSVLTYANGLPLAIRVLGSFLFGRDVSEWSSALVRLKENPTKDIMDVLRISFDGLENMEKEIFLDIACFFHNEFVGYVKDILNIRGFYADIGIRILIDKSLITCNHWGWIVMHDLLQELGRSIVREKSPKEPGKWSRLWDQKDLRYVQQENKTAENVEAIVLRTYDEAGKELSAETLSQMSGLKLLILPKGNFSGSLHFLSNELGYLDWKEYPFTYLPSNFQPNKLVKLILKYSNIKELWEGIKDLHNLTHMELCHSKNLVKIPNLSQSPNLEHLDLEGCVKLVHLDASTGSLEKLHFLNLKNCRSLVSIPNSIFCLNSLYDLNLSGCKRLFKYQLLEKSRQSEQLNAGQSVERHMTSSIRKTLSRPLQFLSSRRRANSVGLLVPSVSRFPALVSLDISFCNLIQIPDAIGLLRCLEDLNIGGNNFVTLPHCIKELPKLTWLNLEHCKHLRWMPSTLLPIRGGSNGGIFVYNCPNLSDTEGCRVTVISWMIKMIQVNMQCPLIKCKFEVVIPGNEIPRWFKKQNTGDSVILDPSHILDDNNWIGIACCGTFVAHHAPTQLFEETIESQDLISFGFRCTRSDGNIYSRVPICLKKDLITTEVDHMLLSFISREVFINFYASHIKEGASDLHGIKLHAASDYPEEVVEVKSCGYRWVFKEDLEQFNPTMMYSANSSAQSPKHKFLAIQDHQ, from the exons ATGGACTATGCTTCGTCCACATGGTGCTTGCAAGAACTCGCACTGATAGCTGATTGCATTCAAATACCAGGACACCGTGTTCTGCCTGTTTTCTATAATGTGAGTCCATCTGAGGTCAGAAAGCAAAGTGGAAATTATGAAAAAGCCTTTATGGAACATGAAGAAAGATTCAAAGATGATGCAGAGATGATGGAGCAAATGCTAAGATGGAGGGCAGCTCTAACACAAGTAGCCAATCTCTCTGGCTGGGATGTCAAGGATAA GTCACAATCTGCTGAGATTGAAAATATTGTCAAAGTGGTAACAAGCATTCTGAGTCCCAAACAATCATCAAGTCTATCTAATGATATAGTTGGGATGCATTCCCCTGTACAAGAATTAGAAAAGCTTCTAGTTTTGGACTCAGATGATGATGTTCGAGTTGTAGGGATTTGTGGAATGGGTGGCATAGGAAAGTCAACTCTTGCCACCATCTTATATGAAAAAATCTCACATCAATATGATGCTTCATGTTTTGTAGATGATGTAAGTAGAATTTACGAAGGTTATGGTCCACTTGGTGTACAAAAGCAACTTCTTTGTCAAGCTTTCATGGAAGAAAATTTTCCAACATGCAATCTTTCATTGGCAAATAATCTGATTCAAACTAGGTTACGCCATAGAAAGGTTCTCATAGTTCTTGATAATGTTGATCAAGGGATTCAATTGGAGAAGTTGGCTATAAAACCGGAATGGCTAGGCAGAGGGAGTAGAATGATCATAGTTTCCAGAGATGAGCATATATTGAGAGAGTATGGAGTGGACGACGTTTACAAAGTTAAACTCTTAAATGATGAGAATGCTCTCCAATTGTTTTGCAGAAAAGCTTTCAAATGTAATCATGTTGCAAAAGATTATGAAAACCTGACAAATTCTGTGTTAACATATGCTAATGGACTTCCGTTAGCAATTAGAGTATTGGGCTCATTTTTGTTTGGGCGAGATGTCTCTGAGTGGAGTAGTGCATTGGTTAGACTGAAAGAAAATCCAACAAAAGATATCATGGATGTGCTACGAATCAGTTTTGATGGACTTGAGAATATGGAAAAAGAAATATTTCTTGATATTGCATGTTTCTTTCACAATGAGTTTGTAGGATATGTAAAGGATATTTTGAATATTCGAGGTTTTTATGCTGATATTGGTATAAGAATTCTTATTGATAAATCACTCATAACTTGTAATCACTGGGGTTGGATTGTTATGCATGATCTGTTGCAAGAGTTGGGTAGAAGTATTGTTCGAGAAAAATCACCCAAAGAACCAGGAAAATGGAGCAGGTTATGGGATCAAAAGGATCTAAGATATGTCCAGCAAGAAAACAAG ACAGCTGAGAACGTTGAAGCCATAGTTCTGCGAACATATGATGAAGCTGGGAAAGAGTTGTCAGCTGAAACTTTGTCACAAATGAGTGGCCTGAAATTACTCATACTTCCCAAAGGAAATTTTTCTGGAAGCCTGCATTTTCTTTCTAATGAGTTAGGATATCTTGATTGGAAAGAATATCCTTTCACATATTTGCCATCAAACTTTCAGCCAAATAAACTAGTTAAATTAATCCTTAAGTATAGCAACATCAAAGAACTCTGGGAGGGAATAAAG GATCTACATAACTTGACACATATGGAACTATGTCATTCCAAAAATCTGGTAAAGATACCAAATTTATCACAGTCCCCAAATCTTGAGCACCTAGATCTTGAAGGATGTGTTAAACTTGTTCACCTTGATGCTTCCACTGGTTCTCTAGAAAAGCTTCATTTTTTGAATCTGAAAAACTGCAGAAGTCTTGTTAGTATTCCCAATAGCATATTTTGTCTTAATTCACTGTATGATTTAAATCTATCTGGCTGCAAGAGATTGTTTAAATATCAGTTGTTAGAGAAATCCAGGCAAAGTGAGCAGTTGAATGCGGGTCAAAGTGTAGAAAGGCACATGACATCATCCATACGCAAAACTCTTTCAAGGCCTCTTCAGTTTTTGTCTTCTAGAAGGCGTGCCAATTCAGTTGGTTTGTTGGTGCCTTCTGTGTCTCGTTTCCCAGCTTTGGTATCTCTTGATATAAGTTTCTGTAATCTGATTCAAATCCCTGATGCTATTGGACTGTTACGTTGTTTAGAAGATTTAAACATAGGGGGGAACAATTTTGTGACGCTACCTCATTGCATCAAGGAACTTCCCAAGCTAACTTGGTTGAATTTGGAGCACTGTAAGCATCTAAGGTGGATGCCTAGTACCCTTTTGCCGATACGAGGAGGTAGCAATGGAGGAATATTTGTTTACAACTGCCCCAATTTGAGTGACACGGAAGGTTGTCGTGTCACAGTTATTTCATGGATGATAAAAATGATTCAG GTGAACATGCAATGCCCTTTAATTAAATGCAAATTTGAAGTTGTTATTCCAGGAAATGAAATTCCAAGGTGGTTCAAAAAACAGAATACGGGTGATTCAGTGATCTTGGATCCATCTCACATTCTGGATGACAATAATTGGATTGGCATTGCTTGTTGTGGAACATTTGTTGCACATCATGCTCCAACTCAGTTGTTTGAAGAAACAATAGAATCTCAAGATCTAATTAGTTTTGGTTTCCGTTGTACTCGTTCTGATGGGAACATTTATTCCCGAGTTCCAATATGTCTTAAGAAAGATTTGATCACAACTGAAGTAGATCATATGTTGTTAAGCTTTATCTCCCGGGaagttttcattaatttttatgcaaGTCATATAAAAGAAGGAGCATCTGATCTTCATGGTATTAAATTGCATGCCGCAAGTGATTATCCAGAAGAAGTAGTAGAAGTGAAGAGCTGTGGTTATCGTTGGGTATTTAAGGAAGATTTGGAACAATTTAACCCAACAATGATGTACAGTGCCAATTCTTCAGCTCAGAGTCCGAAGCACAAGTTTCTGGCAATTCAAGATCACCAATAA
- the LOC112789104 gene encoding disease resistance protein RUN1 isoform X8 produces the protein MDYASSTWCLQELALIADCIQIPGHRVLPVFYNVSPSEVRKQSGNYEKAFMEHEERFKDDAEMMEQMLRWRAALTQVANLSGWDVKDKSQSAEIENIVKVVTSILSPKQSSSLSNDIVGMHSPVQELEKLLVLDSDDDVRVVGICGMGGIGKSTLATILYEKISHQYDASCFVDDVSRIYEGYGPLGVQKQLLCQAFMEENFPTCNLSLANNLIQTRLRHRKVLIVLDNVDQGIQLEKLAIKPEWLGRGSRMIIVSRDEHILREYGVDDVYKVKLLNDENALQLFCRKAFKCNHVAKDYENLTNSVLTYANGLPLAIRVLGSFLFGRDVSEWSSALVRLKENPTKDIMDVLRISFDGLENMEKEIFLDIACFFHNEFVGYVKDILNIRGFYADIGIRILIDKSLITCNHWGWIVMHDLLQELGRSIVREKSPKEPGKWSRLWDQKDLRYVQQENKVK, from the exons ATGGACTATGCTTCGTCCACATGGTGCTTGCAAGAACTCGCACTGATAGCTGATTGCATTCAAATACCAGGACACCGTGTTCTGCCTGTTTTCTATAATGTGAGTCCATCTGAGGTCAGAAAGCAAAGTGGAAATTATGAAAAAGCCTTTATGGAACATGAAGAAAGATTCAAAGATGATGCAGAGATGATGGAGCAAATGCTAAGATGGAGGGCAGCTCTAACACAAGTAGCCAATCTCTCTGGCTGGGATGTCAAGGATAA GTCACAATCTGCTGAGATTGAAAATATTGTCAAAGTGGTAACAAGCATTCTGAGTCCCAAACAATCATCAAGTCTATCTAATGATATAGTTGGGATGCATTCCCCTGTACAAGAATTAGAAAAGCTTCTAGTTTTGGACTCAGATGATGATGTTCGAGTTGTAGGGATTTGTGGAATGGGTGGCATAGGAAAGTCAACTCTTGCCACCATCTTATATGAAAAAATCTCACATCAATATGATGCTTCATGTTTTGTAGATGATGTAAGTAGAATTTACGAAGGTTATGGTCCACTTGGTGTACAAAAGCAACTTCTTTGTCAAGCTTTCATGGAAGAAAATTTTCCAACATGCAATCTTTCATTGGCAAATAATCTGATTCAAACTAGGTTACGCCATAGAAAGGTTCTCATAGTTCTTGATAATGTTGATCAAGGGATTCAATTGGAGAAGTTGGCTATAAAACCGGAATGGCTAGGCAGAGGGAGTAGAATGATCATAGTTTCCAGAGATGAGCATATATTGAGAGAGTATGGAGTGGACGACGTTTACAAAGTTAAACTCTTAAATGATGAGAATGCTCTCCAATTGTTTTGCAGAAAAGCTTTCAAATGTAATCATGTTGCAAAAGATTATGAAAACCTGACAAATTCTGTGTTAACATATGCTAATGGACTTCCGTTAGCAATTAGAGTATTGGGCTCATTTTTGTTTGGGCGAGATGTCTCTGAGTGGAGTAGTGCATTGGTTAGACTGAAAGAAAATCCAACAAAAGATATCATGGATGTGCTACGAATCAGTTTTGATGGACTTGAGAATATGGAAAAAGAAATATTTCTTGATATTGCATGTTTCTTTCACAATGAGTTTGTAGGATATGTAAAGGATATTTTGAATATTCGAGGTTTTTATGCTGATATTGGTATAAGAATTCTTATTGATAAATCACTCATAACTTGTAATCACTGGGGTTGGATTGTTATGCATGATCTGTTGCAAGAGTTGGGTAGAAGTATTGTTCGAGAAAAATCACCCAAAGAACCAGGAAAATGGAGCAGGTTATGGGATCAAAAGGATCTAAGATATGTCCAGCAAGAAAACAAGGTAAAATAG
- the LOC112789104 gene encoding disease resistance protein RUN1 isoform X6 translates to MSRINDVSRIYEGYGPLGVQKQLLCQAFMEENFPTCNLSLANNLIQTRLRHRKVLIVLDNVDQGIQLEKLAIKPEWLGRGSRMIIVSRDEHILREYGVDDVYKVKLLNDENALQLFCRKAFKCNHVAKDYENLTNSVLTYANGLPLAIRVLGSFLFGRDVSEWSSALVRLKENPTKDIMDVLRISFDGLENMEKEIFLDIACFFHNEFVGYVKDILNIRGFYADIGIRILIDKSLITCNHWGWIVMHDLLQELGRSIVREKSPKEPGKWSRLWDQKDLRYVQQENKTAENVEAIVLRTYDEAGKELSAETLSQMSGLKLLILPKGNFSGSLHFLSNELGYLDWKEYPFTYLPSNFQPNKLVKLILKYSNIKELWEGIKDLHNLTHMELCHSKNLVKIPNLSQSPNLEHLDLEGCVKLVHLDASTGSLEKLHFLNLKNCRSLVSIPNSIFCLNSLYDLNLSGCKRLFKYQLLEKSRQSEQLNAGQSVERHMTSSIRKTLSRPLQFLSSRRRANSVGLLVPSVSRFPALVSLDISFCNLIQIPDAIGLLRCLEDLNIGGNNFVTLPHCIKELPKLTWLNLEHCKHLRWMPSTLLPIRGGSNGGIFVYNCPNLSDTEGCRVTVISWMIKMIQVNMQCPLIKCKFEVVIPGNEIPRWFKKQNTGDSVILDPSHILDDNNWIGIACCGTFVAHHAPTQLFEETIESQDLISFGFRCTRSDGNIYSRVPICLKKDLITTEVDHMLLSFISREVFINFYASHIKEGASDLHGIKLHAASDYPEEVVEVKSCGYRWVFKEDLEQFNPTMMYSANSSAQSPKHKFLAIQDHQ, encoded by the exons ATGTCAAGGATAA ATGATGTAAGTAGAATTTACGAAGGTTATGGTCCACTTGGTGTACAAAAGCAACTTCTTTGTCAAGCTTTCATGGAAGAAAATTTTCCAACATGCAATCTTTCATTGGCAAATAATCTGATTCAAACTAGGTTACGCCATAGAAAGGTTCTCATAGTTCTTGATAATGTTGATCAAGGGATTCAATTGGAGAAGTTGGCTATAAAACCGGAATGGCTAGGCAGAGGGAGTAGAATGATCATAGTTTCCAGAGATGAGCATATATTGAGAGAGTATGGAGTGGACGACGTTTACAAAGTTAAACTCTTAAATGATGAGAATGCTCTCCAATTGTTTTGCAGAAAAGCTTTCAAATGTAATCATGTTGCAAAAGATTATGAAAACCTGACAAATTCTGTGTTAACATATGCTAATGGACTTCCGTTAGCAATTAGAGTATTGGGCTCATTTTTGTTTGGGCGAGATGTCTCTGAGTGGAGTAGTGCATTGGTTAGACTGAAAGAAAATCCAACAAAAGATATCATGGATGTGCTACGAATCAGTTTTGATGGACTTGAGAATATGGAAAAAGAAATATTTCTTGATATTGCATGTTTCTTTCACAATGAGTTTGTAGGATATGTAAAGGATATTTTGAATATTCGAGGTTTTTATGCTGATATTGGTATAAGAATTCTTATTGATAAATCACTCATAACTTGTAATCACTGGGGTTGGATTGTTATGCATGATCTGTTGCAAGAGTTGGGTAGAAGTATTGTTCGAGAAAAATCACCCAAAGAACCAGGAAAATGGAGCAGGTTATGGGATCAAAAGGATCTAAGATATGTCCAGCAAGAAAACAAG ACAGCTGAGAACGTTGAAGCCATAGTTCTGCGAACATATGATGAAGCTGGGAAAGAGTTGTCAGCTGAAACTTTGTCACAAATGAGTGGCCTGAAATTACTCATACTTCCCAAAGGAAATTTTTCTGGAAGCCTGCATTTTCTTTCTAATGAGTTAGGATATCTTGATTGGAAAGAATATCCTTTCACATATTTGCCATCAAACTTTCAGCCAAATAAACTAGTTAAATTAATCCTTAAGTATAGCAACATCAAAGAACTCTGGGAGGGAATAAAG GATCTACATAACTTGACACATATGGAACTATGTCATTCCAAAAATCTGGTAAAGATACCAAATTTATCACAGTCCCCAAATCTTGAGCACCTAGATCTTGAAGGATGTGTTAAACTTGTTCACCTTGATGCTTCCACTGGTTCTCTAGAAAAGCTTCATTTTTTGAATCTGAAAAACTGCAGAAGTCTTGTTAGTATTCCCAATAGCATATTTTGTCTTAATTCACTGTATGATTTAAATCTATCTGGCTGCAAGAGATTGTTTAAATATCAGTTGTTAGAGAAATCCAGGCAAAGTGAGCAGTTGAATGCGGGTCAAAGTGTAGAAAGGCACATGACATCATCCATACGCAAAACTCTTTCAAGGCCTCTTCAGTTTTTGTCTTCTAGAAGGCGTGCCAATTCAGTTGGTTTGTTGGTGCCTTCTGTGTCTCGTTTCCCAGCTTTGGTATCTCTTGATATAAGTTTCTGTAATCTGATTCAAATCCCTGATGCTATTGGACTGTTACGTTGTTTAGAAGATTTAAACATAGGGGGGAACAATTTTGTGACGCTACCTCATTGCATCAAGGAACTTCCCAAGCTAACTTGGTTGAATTTGGAGCACTGTAAGCATCTAAGGTGGATGCCTAGTACCCTTTTGCCGATACGAGGAGGTAGCAATGGAGGAATATTTGTTTACAACTGCCCCAATTTGAGTGACACGGAAGGTTGTCGTGTCACAGTTATTTCATGGATGATAAAAATGATTCAG GTGAACATGCAATGCCCTTTAATTAAATGCAAATTTGAAGTTGTTATTCCAGGAAATGAAATTCCAAGGTGGTTCAAAAAACAGAATACGGGTGATTCAGTGATCTTGGATCCATCTCACATTCTGGATGACAATAATTGGATTGGCATTGCTTGTTGTGGAACATTTGTTGCACATCATGCTCCAACTCAGTTGTTTGAAGAAACAATAGAATCTCAAGATCTAATTAGTTTTGGTTTCCGTTGTACTCGTTCTGATGGGAACATTTATTCCCGAGTTCCAATATGTCTTAAGAAAGATTTGATCACAACTGAAGTAGATCATATGTTGTTAAGCTTTATCTCCCGGGaagttttcattaatttttatgcaaGTCATATAAAAGAAGGAGCATCTGATCTTCATGGTATTAAATTGCATGCCGCAAGTGATTATCCAGAAGAAGTAGTAGAAGTGAAGAGCTGTGGTTATCGTTGGGTATTTAAGGAAGATTTGGAACAATTTAACCCAACAATGATGTACAGTGCCAATTCTTCAGCTCAGAGTCCGAAGCACAAGTTTCTGGCAATTCAAGATCACCAATAA
- the LOC112789104 gene encoding disease resistance protein RPS6 isoform X7, with the protein MSRINDVSRIYEGYGPLGVQKQLLCQAFMEENFPTCNLSLANNLIQTRLRHRKVLIVLDNVDQGIQLEKLAIKPEWLGRGSRMIIVSRDEHILREYGVDDVYKVKLLNDENALQLFCRKAFKCNHVAKDYENLTNSVLTYANGLPLAIRVLGSFLFGRDVSEWSSALVRLKENPTKDIMDVLRISFDGLENMEKEIFLDIACFFHNEFVGYVKDILNIRGFYADIGIRILIDKSLITCNHWGWIVMHDLLQELGRSIVREKSPKEPGKWSRLWDQKDLRYVQQENKDLHNLTHMELCHSKNLVKIPNLSQSPNLEHLDLEGCVKLVHLDASTGSLEKLHFLNLKNCRSLVSIPNSIFCLNSLYDLNLSGCKRLFKYQLLEKSRQSEQLNAGQSVERHMTSSIRKTLSRPLQFLSSRRRANSVGLLVPSVSRFPALVSLDISFCNLIQIPDAIGLLRCLEDLNIGGNNFVTLPHCIKELPKLTWLNLEHCKHLRWMPSTLLPIRGGSNGGIFVYNCPNLSDTEGCRVTVISWMIKMIQVNMQCPLIKCKFEVVIPGNEIPRWFKKQNTGDSVILDPSHILDDNNWIGIACCGTFVAHHAPTQLFEETIESQDLISFGFRCTRSDGNIYSRVPICLKKDLITTEVDHMLLSFISREVFINFYASHIKEGASDLHGIKLHAASDYPEEVVEVKSCGYRWVFKEDLEQFNPTMMYSANSSAQSPKHKFLAIQDHQ; encoded by the exons ATGTCAAGGATAA ATGATGTAAGTAGAATTTACGAAGGTTATGGTCCACTTGGTGTACAAAAGCAACTTCTTTGTCAAGCTTTCATGGAAGAAAATTTTCCAACATGCAATCTTTCATTGGCAAATAATCTGATTCAAACTAGGTTACGCCATAGAAAGGTTCTCATAGTTCTTGATAATGTTGATCAAGGGATTCAATTGGAGAAGTTGGCTATAAAACCGGAATGGCTAGGCAGAGGGAGTAGAATGATCATAGTTTCCAGAGATGAGCATATATTGAGAGAGTATGGAGTGGACGACGTTTACAAAGTTAAACTCTTAAATGATGAGAATGCTCTCCAATTGTTTTGCAGAAAAGCTTTCAAATGTAATCATGTTGCAAAAGATTATGAAAACCTGACAAATTCTGTGTTAACATATGCTAATGGACTTCCGTTAGCAATTAGAGTATTGGGCTCATTTTTGTTTGGGCGAGATGTCTCTGAGTGGAGTAGTGCATTGGTTAGACTGAAAGAAAATCCAACAAAAGATATCATGGATGTGCTACGAATCAGTTTTGATGGACTTGAGAATATGGAAAAAGAAATATTTCTTGATATTGCATGTTTCTTTCACAATGAGTTTGTAGGATATGTAAAGGATATTTTGAATATTCGAGGTTTTTATGCTGATATTGGTATAAGAATTCTTATTGATAAATCACTCATAACTTGTAATCACTGGGGTTGGATTGTTATGCATGATCTGTTGCAAGAGTTGGGTAGAAGTATTGTTCGAGAAAAATCACCCAAAGAACCAGGAAAATGGAGCAGGTTATGGGATCAAAAGGATCTAAGATATGTCCAGCAAGAAAACAAG GATCTACATAACTTGACACATATGGAACTATGTCATTCCAAAAATCTGGTAAAGATACCAAATTTATCACAGTCCCCAAATCTTGAGCACCTAGATCTTGAAGGATGTGTTAAACTTGTTCACCTTGATGCTTCCACTGGTTCTCTAGAAAAGCTTCATTTTTTGAATCTGAAAAACTGCAGAAGTCTTGTTAGTATTCCCAATAGCATATTTTGTCTTAATTCACTGTATGATTTAAATCTATCTGGCTGCAAGAGATTGTTTAAATATCAGTTGTTAGAGAAATCCAGGCAAAGTGAGCAGTTGAATGCGGGTCAAAGTGTAGAAAGGCACATGACATCATCCATACGCAAAACTCTTTCAAGGCCTCTTCAGTTTTTGTCTTCTAGAAGGCGTGCCAATTCAGTTGGTTTGTTGGTGCCTTCTGTGTCTCGTTTCCCAGCTTTGGTATCTCTTGATATAAGTTTCTGTAATCTGATTCAAATCCCTGATGCTATTGGACTGTTACGTTGTTTAGAAGATTTAAACATAGGGGGGAACAATTTTGTGACGCTACCTCATTGCATCAAGGAACTTCCCAAGCTAACTTGGTTGAATTTGGAGCACTGTAAGCATCTAAGGTGGATGCCTAGTACCCTTTTGCCGATACGAGGAGGTAGCAATGGAGGAATATTTGTTTACAACTGCCCCAATTTGAGTGACACGGAAGGTTGTCGTGTCACAGTTATTTCATGGATGATAAAAATGATTCAG GTGAACATGCAATGCCCTTTAATTAAATGCAAATTTGAAGTTGTTATTCCAGGAAATGAAATTCCAAGGTGGTTCAAAAAACAGAATACGGGTGATTCAGTGATCTTGGATCCATCTCACATTCTGGATGACAATAATTGGATTGGCATTGCTTGTTGTGGAACATTTGTTGCACATCATGCTCCAACTCAGTTGTTTGAAGAAACAATAGAATCTCAAGATCTAATTAGTTTTGGTTTCCGTTGTACTCGTTCTGATGGGAACATTTATTCCCGAGTTCCAATATGTCTTAAGAAAGATTTGATCACAACTGAAGTAGATCATATGTTGTTAAGCTTTATCTCCCGGGaagttttcattaatttttatgcaaGTCATATAAAAGAAGGAGCATCTGATCTTCATGGTATTAAATTGCATGCCGCAAGTGATTATCCAGAAGAAGTAGTAGAAGTGAAGAGCTGTGGTTATCGTTGGGTATTTAAGGAAGATTTGGAACAATTTAACCCAACAATGATGTACAGTGCCAATTCTTCAGCTCAGAGTCCGAAGCACAAGTTTCTGGCAATTCAAGATCACCAATAA